In Abditibacteriota bacterium, a single window of DNA contains:
- a CDS encoding TfoX/Sxy family protein, which yields MSSSREYVEYVLDQLSGLGDVSCRQMMGEYVIYLRGKVIGGVYDDRFLLKATPSAERLMPLAARELPYPGAREMLLADCLDDRETLERVAEAVYEELPPSKKR from the coding sequence TGCTGGACCAGCTGTCCGGGCTGGGAGACGTGAGCTGCAGGCAGATGATGGGAGAATACGTCATCTATCTGCGGGGCAAGGTGATAGGCGGAGTGTATGACGACCGCTTTTTGCTGAAGGCGACCCCCTCCGCCGAGAGGCTCATGCCCCTCGCCGCCCGGGAGCTGCCATATCCGGGAGCCCGGGAGATGCTGCTGGCGGACTGCCTGGACGACAGGGAGACCCTGGAGCGGGTGGCCGAGGCTGTGTATGAGGAGCTGCCCCCGTCAAAAAAGCGTTGA